TGGGGCGGTGGCGCCTCGGCGAGTGCACCCTGGTCGTCACGATCGAGCCCTGCGCGATGTGCGCGGGGGCGATCGTGCTGGCGCGCCTGCGCCGGGTCGTCTTCGGTGCCTTCGACCCGAAGGCGGGTGCGTGCGGCTCGCTCTACAACCTCTGCGCGGACCCCCGCCTCAACGCCGAGCCGGAGCTGCGCGCCGGCGTGCTGGCCGAGGAGTGCGGACAGCTCGTGCAGGCCTTCTTCGCCGGCCGGCGCCCTCGCGGCGCGGGCGGCCGCCCGACGTGAGCCGGCCTGGACCGGCCGCGAGCGGGCGCGGCGCCGCTGGCGTGGCGGCGCCGGCCATCGGCTAGCCTCGCCCGCCGGAGGGATGCGAGAGCGGCCGAATCGGGCGGTCTCGAAAACCGTTGTGCGCACTGCGTACCGTGGGTTCGAATCCCACTCCCTCCGCTCGGCGCGACCGGCGATCCGGCTGGGTCTCGTGCGGGAGCCGGGCGGCCGACGGGGGTCTCGCCCGCAGGCTCTCGACGGACCGACGCGAGGCGATCGGGGCGAACGCAGCGGCGGGGGGGCGTCGCCTCCGGGACCTCGCTGACCGCGCGGCGCCGCGTCCGTCACCGGAGCGAAGGACCTGCCGGAGCGACCCGCTCCGTGGGCCGAGACGTCGTGCGGCCAGAGGAGCCGGATCTCGCCCCTTCGCCGCGCAGGATGCGCACGACCGGCGTCTCGCGAGCCGCCCCTTTGTGACCGCTCGTTCGCCAGGGTCCCGCACTCGGACCGATCGTCGGCGCGCCGCTGGGTGAGCTGGCAGCCGAGGCGCTCCTGCGGCGCGTCGGCGATCGGGGCAACCTCTCCGAGGCTCGGGGGCGTGCCATCGGCGACCTCGCCGTCCCCGTGCCCCGAGCCCGGCTCGGCGCCGAGTGCGCGCTCGGTCCGTGTGCGCGACGCGCGATCGTGGCTGCAGCGCCAGCGACGCACCTCGCCCGCCCCGACCCGGCTCCCGGTGGCGAGCGTGCGACCGAGCGAGCGGTGCCGACAGCCGTCGGGCCGACCGTCTCCGCTGCCGTGCGGCCCACGTCGAGCTCGCGAGCTCGCCGATTCCCTCCGTCCTCGAGCGGATCGCCACGCGCGACGGCCCTCGCGGGCCCGATCTGCCGTGCGGCGGGGAGTGGCCGGGTGCCTGCGCCACTCGGGCCGGGCCGCTCCGGCGGGGCGGCGAGGAGGAGCCCGGGTGATCTCACGCGCGTGGATTCACGCGACCCAGCACCGGGCTTCGCCCCTACCGGCTGCGCAGGTGCCGGGCGATCCTCGGAGCGATGCCCAGCTGGGTCCGACGGGAGGAGACGACATGGCAGTGACGACGCAAGCCCCCGGAGCGGAGCCGGAGCACCACCCCGTCGCCGGTGCGCTGACGCTCTTCGCCGCGCTCGTGCTCTTCGCGGGGGTCCTCTTCGGCCTGACGGCGGGCATCGGCGCGATCT
The window above is part of the Acidimicrobiales bacterium genome. Proteins encoded here:
- a CDS encoding nucleoside deaminase, with translation MDGPVSADEELADEAAMRLAIEEARAALAHDDVPIGALVLAAGRVVARAHNERERLADPTAHAELLVLRQAAAALGRWRLGECTLVVTIEPCAMCAGAIVLARLRRVVFGAFDPKAGACGSLYNLCADPRLNAEPELRAGVLAEECGQLVQAFFAGRRPRGAGGRPT